TCCCCGAGCTGTCCCAGCGGAATGTGCACGGCGCCGGGGATCATTCCTGCGGCGGTTTCGACGTCTTCACGCACGTCCACGATGATCGCAGAGTTGCGGCGTTCGTCGGTCTCTTTGGTGGTGATTTCAGACATGGCGGATTTCCTTTCCCCGATGGTTTGTTTGAGTCCTTACGCGTTGGCCGGAACGTTTACTTCAGCCCAGGCGCTGTAGCCGCCGGACAGGTCACTGACGTTGGTGTGGCCGAGGGCGCGCAGAGTGCTGGCGCCGACGCTGGAGCGCCAGCCGCCAGCGCAGTGGACGAGAACCGGCCGATCCGCGGGTACTTCTTCATGGCGGCGGGCGAGTTCGGCCAGCGGGATGCGCAGCGACCCGGGCACGGCCCCGTCTTCAACTTCACCGGGATTGCGCACATCGAGAACAGTAGTGCTGTTGTCGGTGCGTGCCTGATCGAAAGTTCCGACGTCGACACGCGAGCCCTGCTGGACGATACCCCCGAGTTCGGCGAAAGCGCGGGCAGGAGTCTGCAGGTAGCCGGTGACCCGGTCGAACCCGATCCGGCCCAGGCGCATGGCAGCCTCTTCCTCGCGTCCCGAGTCCGCGATGATCACGATCTCATCCTCGGCGCCGATGACCATCCCGGCGGTTTCGGCGAAACGGCCGTCAAGACCGACGTTCAGGGACCCGGCGAGGTGGCCTTCGGCGAAGTCCTCCGGTGAGCGGGTATCGAGGATACGGGCGCCGCGGGCAGCGGCATCCTGCAGTTCCCGCACTGGCAGGGCATGAAGGTCCCCGGACGTGCCGGCCAAGGCGCGATCCTTGCGATTCAACACCGCATCGACCGCGAAGTACTCAGGGATGGCCGGCTGCCCGGTGCGGACCATGGTCACGAATTCGTCTTCGCTCATCGGCTGGACGGAGAGATTCATCATCCGCTGCACGCCGATCGTGGATTCGAGTTCATCCGAGAGGTTCTTGCCACAGGCTGATCCGGAGCCGTGGGCCGGCAGGACGCGGACGTCGTCGGGCAGGTTCATCAGCACGTCGTGGATAGAAGCATAGAGAGCACGCGCCAGCTCATCCGGATCGGCACCGACGGCGGCAGCCAGGTCGGGCCGCCCGACGTCGCCAATGAACAGCGCATCTCCGGTCAACACAGCCTCAGGTGTGGCGTCGCCGGCGTGTTCGCGTACGAGGATGCTAATGGACTCCCAGGTGTGTCCGGGAGTCTCCAGGATTTCCAGCTCTACCTCCCCAAGCGAGAGTTTTTCGCCGTCGCTGAAGGTGCGGATCTGGTATTCGGTTTCGGCCCGGCGGCCGTATCCGATCCACGCTCCGGTGGCGGCGGCGAGCTCGAGGTGACCGGCGACGAAATCGGCGTGGAAGTGGGTATTGATCACCCCGGTAACGCTCAGGTTATTCGCCGCCGCGTCGGCGAGGTATTCGGCGATGTCGCGGCGCGGGTCAACGACAACCGCCTGGCCGGTCGTTTCATCACCGATCAAGTAGGAGCCATGGGACAGGCAACCGAGGTAGTACTGCTTCAAGAACATTTCATCCTCCAAAGGATTGTCGTGGCGGGGATGAAACCAAGTCTCCCACATACCCCCTAG
This region of Arthrobacter roseus genomic DNA includes:
- a CDS encoding MBL fold metallo-hydrolase, whose amino-acid sequence is MWETWFHPRHDNPLEDEMFLKQYYLGCLSHGSYLIGDETTGQAVVVDPRRDIAEYLADAAANNLSVTGVINTHFHADFVAGHLELAAATGAWIGYGRRAETEYQIRTFSDGEKLSLGEVELEILETPGHTWESISILVREHAGDATPEAVLTGDALFIGDVGRPDLAAAVGADPDELARALYASIHDVLMNLPDDVRVLPAHGSGSACGKNLSDELESTIGVQRMMNLSVQPMSEDEFVTMVRTGQPAIPEYFAVDAVLNRKDRALAGTSGDLHALPVRELQDAAARGARILDTRSPEDFAEGHLAGSLNVGLDGRFAETAGMVIGAEDEIVIIADSGREEEAAMRLGRIGFDRVTGYLQTPARAFAELGGIVQQGSRVDVGTFDQARTDNSTTVLDVRNPGEVEDGAVPGSLRIPLAELARRHEEVPADRPVLVHCAGGWRSSVGASTLRALGHTNVSDLSGGYSAWAEVNVPANA